A stretch of Tissierellales bacterium DNA encodes these proteins:
- a CDS encoding (2Fe-2S)-binding protein, with amino-acid sequence MKIKMKVNGIKKVFNIFPDEYLVDTLRNNDYTSVKRGCDTGVCGACTVHMDGKAILSCVMLSAKADGHEITTIEGVGKEGRKVGEYLVREGVEQCGYCSTGLIMNILYLEKCLNKPTDEEILHYLSGNLCRCTGYTGQLRAIKKYFEVKNYENSK; translated from the coding sequence ATGAAGATTAAAATGAAAGTTAATGGGATAAAAAAAGTTTTTAATATATTCCCTGATGAATATTTAGTTGATACCTTAAGGAATAACGACTATACCAGTGTAAAAAGAGGGTGTGATACAGGGGTTTGTGGGGCATGTACAGTTCATATGGATGGAAAAGCTATTTTGTCCTGTGTAATGCTTTCAGCTAAAGCAGATGGGCATGAGATAACAACTATTGAAGGCGTAGGAAAAGAGGGAAGAAAAGTAGGAGAATATTTAGTAAGAGAAGGAGTGGAACAGTGTGGATATTGTAGTACTGGACTTATAATGAATATTTTATACTTGGAAAAATGCCTAAATAAGCCAACAGATGAAGAAATTCTCCATTATTTAAGTGGCAATTTATGTAGGTGCACAGGTTATACTGGCCAGTTACGAGCCATTAAAAAGTATTTTGAGGTGAAAAACTATGAAAATAGTAAATAA
- a CDS encoding FAD binding domain-containing protein — protein sequence MIFIREYSAPESIGEAYDLLMEKKKNVILGGGAFIRMSSKNIPNIIDLSKAKLDYITEEESVFNIGAMTTFGDIEHSKVLGTYFNNVLEKSIREIVGIQLRNIVTVGGTVYSRYGFSDLITGLLALDTKVNLYSQGSLSLEEFLKEGSKEKDILESITIKKDGRKANFLSMRNSTGDYAILNVAVSVLEGKHKIAVGARPGRGILATNAMKFLDENGITEKNAEEAGKMVSNELTFGTNSRGSMEYRKHVSSVLVKKALLEVESYED from the coding sequence TTGATTTTCATAAGAGAATATTCAGCACCTGAAAGTATTGGAGAAGCATATGATTTGCTAATGGAAAAGAAAAAGAATGTAATATTAGGAGGTGGAGCATTTATTAGAATGAGTTCAAAAAATATTCCAAACATTATAGATTTATCAAAAGCAAAACTAGATTATATTACTGAAGAGGAAAGCGTATTTAATATAGGGGCTATGACTACCTTTGGTGATATAGAACATTCAAAAGTACTAGGAACCTATTTTAATAATGTTCTAGAAAAATCTATTAGAGAAATTGTAGGTATTCAATTAAGAAATATTGTTACAGTTGGAGGAACTGTTTATTCAAGGTATGGATTTTCTGACTTGATAACTGGATTACTGGCTCTAGACACAAAGGTGAATCTATATAGTCAAGGCAGTTTGTCATTAGAAGAGTTTTTAAAAGAAGGATCTAAAGAAAAAGATATTTTGGAAAGTATAACTATTAAAAAGGATGGAAGAAAAGCAAATTTTTTATCTATGAGAAACTCTACAGGAGATTATGCGATTTTAAATGTAGCAGTTTCAGTTTTAGAAGGAAAACATAAAATTGCAGTAGGTGCTAGGCCGGGTAGAGGAATTTTAGCAACTAATGCAATGAAATTTTTAGATGAAAATGGTATTACAGAGAAAAACGCTGAAGAAGCAGGAAAGATGGTTTCAAATGAATTAACTTTTGGAACTAATTCTAGGGGAAGTATGGAGTATAGAAAGCATGTATCTAGTGTTTTAGTAAAAAAGGCATTGTTGGAGGTGGAAAGTTATGAAGATTAA
- a CDS encoding Na-translocating system protein MpsC family protein, translated as MEEIKSNAVLNNMKVLLVEDDRFTRRELERFLKRKVGKLLLASSGFEGLNILDEDEVDIVITDLKMSNMDGLEMVKKSRQNGYQGPVIIISAYSDSDTILRAVDIGIVKYLVKPIDTEQMVDTMESLSKEILQNKYEKLVLNDFIVDREGKKEMENEIGRKVAYFLKSYTGKGPRNISIFIQGNEIKVKSEDVLTTIETNMISNNRNYSLVDYNRQLFYMENKEVLEKTIEEIVDSKTQLVEAYCSSYDNLDFLKFSII; from the coding sequence ATGGAGGAAATAAAATCTAATGCAGTCTTAAATAACATGAAAGTATTATTGGTTGAAGATGATAGGTTTACTCGAAGGGAGTTAGAAAGGTTTTTAAAAAGGAAAGTGGGAAAACTTTTGTTAGCTAGTAGTGGATTTGAAGGGTTAAATATTTTAGATGAAGATGAAGTAGATATAGTAATAACGGATTTAAAAATGTCTAATATGGATGGCTTAGAAATGGTTAAAAAGTCTAGACAAAATGGATATCAAGGGCCAGTTATAATTATTTCAGCATATTCAGATAGTGACACAATTTTAAGGGCAGTAGACATAGGAATTGTAAAATATCTAGTCAAGCCTATCGATACAGAACAAATGGTAGATACTATGGAGAGCTTATCTAAAGAAATATTGCAAAATAAATATGAAAAATTAGTTTTAAATGATTTTATAGTAGACAGAGAAGGAAAAAAAGAAATGGAAAATGAAATAGGTAGAAAAGTAGCCTATTTCTTAAAAAGCTATACAGGAAAAGGGCCTAGAAATATAAGTATATTTATTCAGGGAAATGAAATAAAAGTAAAGTCAGAAGATGTTTTAACTACTATAGAGACAAATATGATTTCAAATAATAGAAATTATAGTCTTGTAGATTACAACAGACAATTATTTTACATGGAAAATAAAGAGGTTTTAGAGAAAACAATTGAAGAAATTGTCGATTCAAAGACTCAACTAGTAGAGGCGTATTGCAGTTCCTATGATAATTTAGATTTTTTAAAATTTTCTATTATATAG
- a CDS encoding molybdopterin cofactor-binding domain-containing protein: protein MKIVNKSFSKIDGYGLVEGKPLYTDDLASKDSLIVKVLRSPHAFAKIKNINTKIAEKVPGVECILTYKDIDRKPFTRAGQCYPELSPYDKFILDEYVRHVGDEVAIIAADTEKIAMKAMKLIKVEYEILEPVLDFEKADSHKTLVHPEDDIFALMDVGFDRERNIACQTDFELGDVEKVLKECEVIIKKNYSSQAQAQGMMESQRAFTYIDTYGRLVVVTSTQIPFHLRRILSTALGMPESKIRVIKPRIGGGFGAKQTANAEFFPALITLKTGKPAKIVYSRKDVFIGTNSRHQMKFHVVIGATKDGRIRAIDMEGISDTGAYGEHCQTTIGAAGKKVLPLYNKVEACRYYGKAVYTNHVPGAALRGFGVTQGTFAIESAVNELAIELDMDPTEIRNINMIKQGETTELLNMTTKDWGDKPMCMDSCLLEHCVSRGKELIQWDEKYPRKRISDTKVRGIGMAIAQQGSGLPKIDMASATLKLNTDGFFSLLIGATDLGTGSDTIMAQIAAETLGVDLDKIIVYSSDTDLTPFDSGAYASSTTYTTGNAVIESAEKMVDSIIEYGGKLFKVNKEYISFDGKRIKNRKNGEWISLEDFSKRIIYNELFTQLVTTGSFVPEKNVPPYMSGFAEVEVDLETGKVDVIHFVGVVDCGTPINPKLSTIQIEGGITTGIGLALYEEVKYSSSGKLITDTFMEYKLPTRKDIGKVTVELAKGHEKTGPYGAKSIGEVVVNPVAPAITDAIYNAVGVRIRDLPATPEKVFLDLKKDHKTGGF from the coding sequence ATGAAAATAGTAAATAAATCTTTTTCTAAAATTGATGGTTACGGTTTAGTAGAGGGAAAACCTTTATATACAGATGATTTAGCTTCTAAAGATTCATTAATAGTAAAAGTATTAAGAAGTCCCCATGCTTTCGCAAAGATTAAAAATATTAATACTAAAATTGCTGAAAAAGTTCCAGGAGTGGAATGTATATTAACTTATAAGGATATAGACAGAAAGCCTTTTACAAGAGCAGGACAATGTTATCCAGAGTTGTCTCCCTATGACAAGTTTATATTAGATGAATATGTAAGACATGTAGGAGATGAAGTCGCTATAATAGCTGCAGATACTGAAAAGATTGCTATGAAAGCTATGAAACTTATAAAGGTAGAATATGAAATATTAGAGCCAGTATTAGATTTTGAAAAGGCAGATAGTCATAAAACTTTAGTTCATCCTGAAGATGATATCTTTGCATTGATGGATGTAGGTTTTGATAGAGAGAGAAATATTGCATGTCAAACAGATTTTGAGTTGGGAGATGTGGAAAAAGTTTTAAAAGAATGTGAGGTAATTATTAAAAAAAATTATAGTAGTCAAGCACAAGCCCAAGGCATGATGGAATCTCAAAGAGCTTTTACTTATATAGACACCTATGGAAGATTAGTTGTAGTTACATCAACTCAAATTCCTTTCCATTTAAGAAGAATTTTATCAACGGCTTTAGGGATGCCAGAGAGTAAAATAAGAGTTATTAAACCAAGAATAGGAGGAGGGTTTGGTGCTAAACAAACAGCAAATGCTGAATTTTTTCCAGCTCTAATAACTTTGAAAACTGGGAAACCTGCAAAGATTGTTTATTCGAGAAAAGATGTATTCATAGGAACAAATTCTAGACATCAAATGAAATTTCATGTAGTAATAGGTGCTACAAAAGATGGGAGAATAAGAGCTATTGATATGGAAGGTATTTCTGACACCGGGGCATATGGAGAACATTGTCAAACAACTATCGGTGCAGCCGGCAAAAAAGTATTACCTTTATATAACAAGGTGGAGGCCTGTAGGTATTATGGTAAAGCTGTATATACTAACCATGTACCTGGTGCTGCCCTTAGGGGTTTTGGGGTAACCCAAGGAACTTTTGCAATAGAATCAGCTGTAAATGAATTAGCTATTGAATTAGATATGGATCCAACTGAAATACGAAATATAAATATGATAAAACAGGGAGAAACTACTGAACTTTTAAATATGACAACAAAGGATTGGGGAGATAAACCTATGTGCATGGATAGTTGTCTTCTAGAGCATTGCGTATCTAGAGGAAAAGAATTAATTCAATGGGATGAAAAATATCCTAGAAAAAGGATTAGTGATACAAAGGTAAGGGGAATAGGAATGGCTATTGCTCAACAAGGCTCTGGTTTGCCTAAAATTGATATGGCATCTGCTACTTTAAAGTTGAATACTGATGGATTTTTTAGCTTATTAATAGGGGCAACTGATTTAGGCACGGGTAGTGACACTATTATGGCCCAAATAGCTGCAGAAACCCTTGGAGTAGATTTAGATAAAATAATTGTATATTCTTCAGATACAGACTTAACCCCTTTTGACAGTGGGGCCTATGCATCCAGTACTACTTATACTACTGGAAACGCTGTCATAGAATCAGCTGAAAAAATGGTAGACTCAATTATTGAATATGGAGGAAAGCTCTTTAAAGTAAATAAGGAATATATATCTTTTGATGGTAAAAGGATTAAAAATAGGAAAAATGGTGAATGGATTAGTTTAGAGGATTTTTCAAAGAGAATTATCTATAATGAACTCTTTACTCAATTAGTCACAACAGGTTCATTCGTTCCAGAAAAAAATGTACCGCCATATATGTCAGGTTTTGCAGAAGTAGAAGTTGATTTAGAGACTGGAAAAGTAGATGTTATCCATTTTGTTGGAGTTGTAGATTGTGGTACACCAATAAATCCTAAGCTTTCAACTATACAAATAGAAGGTGGGATAACTACAGGAATAGGTCTAGCTTTGTACGAAGAAGTTAAATATAGTAGCTCTGGAAAATTAATCACAGATACATTTATGGAATATAAGCTTCCTACTAGAAAAGATATAGGGAAAGTAACGGTAGAATTGGCTAAGGGCCATGAAAAAACTGGGCCATATGGAGCAAAATCTATAGGTGAAGTAGTTGTAAATCCAGTTGCACCAGCTATAACA
- a CDS encoding HAMP domain-containing sensor histidine kinase, which translates to MHENLMKLELIHNPINLEEFIFDYENIILERNKVATKRIIKSLLLILALVIVFFIINISKKNKRLKKELEENKRKEALIIHQARHAAMGEMIGNIAHQWRQPLNNLNLILSNMQDSYDYDDLDSEYLNSSIERSHLLIMQMSQTIDDFRNFLKPGNEKENFYILDSVKLALNILEENIRFQNIKLILEENNILLGYGYKNQCSQVIFNIVNNSIDALSKSNRNNKIIRILIYEAEGMSICEIIDNAGGINDEVSEKIFNPYFTTKTTSKGTGLGLYMSKTIINNMGGKIRWKNTKEGVSMSLIIPKGRSGHGGNKI; encoded by the coding sequence ATGCATGAAAATTTAATGAAATTAGAACTTATACATAATCCAATAAATTTAGAGGAGTTTATATTTGATTACGAGAATATAATATTAGAAAGAAATAAAGTAGCTACAAAGAGAATTATCAAATCTTTACTCCTTATCCTCGCATTAGTTATAGTATTTTTTATTATAAATATTTCTAAAAAAAATAAAAGACTTAAAAAAGAACTAGAAGAGAATAAAAGAAAAGAAGCATTAATAATACATCAAGCAAGACATGCAGCTATGGGGGAAATGATAGGAAATATAGCCCACCAATGGAGACAGCCATTAAATAATTTAAATTTAATTTTATCTAATATGCAAGATAGTTATGATTATGACGATTTAGATTCGGAGTATCTTAATTCTTCAATTGAAAGAAGCCATTTACTAATAATGCAAATGTCACAGACTATTGACGATTTTCGAAATTTTCTAAAACCAGGAAATGAGAAAGAAAATTTTTACATATTGGATAGTGTAAAGTTAGCTTTAAATATTTTAGAGGAAAATATAAGGTTTCAAAATATAAAATTAATATTAGAAGAGAATAATATTTTATTAGGTTATGGTTATAAAAACCAATGTTCTCAAGTAATATTTAATATAGTGAATAATTCTATAGATGCATTATCCAAATCTAATAGAAATAATAAGATAATAAGGATTTTAATATATGAAGCCGAAGGTATGTCAATTTGTGAAATCATTGATAATGCTGGTGGAATCAATGATGAGGTAAGTGAAAAAATATTTAATCCTTATTTTACTACTAAAACTACATCTAAGGGTACAGGGTTAGGTTTATACATGTCTAAAACTATTATAAATAATATGGGAGGAAAGATTAGGTGGAAAAATACTAAAGAAGGTGTTTCCATGAGTTTGATAATTCCTAAAGGGAGGTCAGGACATGGAGGAAATAAAATCTAA